The Schistocerca piceifrons isolate TAMUIC-IGC-003096 chromosome 5, iqSchPice1.1, whole genome shotgun sequence genome has a segment encoding these proteins:
- the LOC124798793 gene encoding uncharacterized protein LOC124798793, producing MTSWSKQNTLHFIEAVRRHPCIWDVKIRDYKNTHKRYDEWEEIATAFNVSRKECEDKWHDLKSQYSRELAKRKSSKGSGSATSNVYHTSWYAFESMQFIRDNYKPLSHRSTHEVVPVMEAPAREGDGEGEGEGSISFPFDVTEMEEVTFATPPEDIVEVETTPLISVPPHESGCATVPPCTTPSPSGSGRSSALKRARRDLDEDREGLLQTLRKVGDNLAGRKRDQFTHLGDLVANKLRFLYENGHTTIMARLENGIYRCLQEANDELINANAT from the exons ATGACTTCTTGGTCCAAACAAAATACATTGCATTTTATAGAGGCAGTGCGCAGGCATCCCTGTATATGGGATGTGAAAATACGAGACTATAAGAACACTCACAAAAGGTACGACGAGTGGGAGGAAATTGCCACGGCATTTAACGTGTCGAGGAAGGAATGTGAGGACAAGTGGCATGATTTAAAAAGCCAATATAGTCGCGAGTTAGCGAAACGGAAGAGCAGCAAAGGAAGTGGAAGTGCTACAAGCAATGTGTACCACACTTCATGGTATGCTTTTGAAAGTATGCAGTTCATAAGAGACAATTACAAACCACTCTCTCATAGGAGCACACATGAAGTAGTACCA GTCATGGAAGCCCCAGCCAGAGAAGGAGAtggtgaaggagaaggagaaggaagcaTTAGTTTCCCTTTCGATGTCACAGAAATGGAGGAGGTGACATTTGCCACGCCCCCAGAAGACATTGTGGAAGTGGAAACCACTCCACTCATCTCTGTGCCTCCACATGAAAGTGGATGTGCAACCGTGCCACCCTGTACCACTCCAAGTCCGAGTGGAAGTGGTAGATCAAGTGCACTGAAGAGAGCCAGGAGAGACCTGGATGAAGACCGAGAAGGTCTTTTACAGACCTTAAGAAAAGTTGGCGACAATTTAGCAGGCAGGAAAAGGGACCAGTTTACCCACTTGGGTGACTTGGTCGCCAATAAGCTCAGATTTCTGTATGAAAATGGCCATACTACAATTATGGCAAGACTTGAGAACGGAATCTACAGATGTTTGCAGGAGGCAAACGATGAACTAATAAATGCAAATGCAACATAA